In Danio aesculapii chromosome 17, fDanAes4.1, whole genome shotgun sequence, the sequence tgttgtttgtatatatatatatatgtgtgtgtgtgtgtgtgtgtgtgtgtgtgtgtgtgtgtgtatgtatgtatatatgtaaaataatagaTATCCATAATACAGATAATCTGTAGGCCTTATTAATCATATTTCTTTGcatgaatgaaaatattgtaATTGCATTGCAAGTCTtaagttttaatacattttaattggtTGATTGTatgaaatattgtaattattttatgcaattgaattagtgtatatgtgtatgtgcatgtgtgtgagtttaTTGCCATGTCAGCTACTCTGGCTATGTCATATggcaaaaaacaaaatcaagtttaccacattttattaatgtcacttttctataattataaaaatattctaacaattaaaatcatcaacagcaataaataatacacaagatGAAATAAGGCATTTCACAAGAATAtatttaacagtttggtttctgtcacaatattgacattttgggggttcttctcctttgagttaaaacaaaagttggattGCTTGCTTGTGTATTTTAATAGCTATATATTATTAGCTGTAATACATTTATCctaaatttatttattggttACATTTCTATACCATGTATGTCCAAATAGATGCAAATTTTAATGAAGATGTTATAAGATATAATAAGAAGatgttataatatatttacagtttaagtcagaattattaaacccccctgtttattttattatttataacatattttttcatcacatttctaaacataatagttttaataactcatttctaataactgatttattttatcttcggcatgatgacagtaaataatattttaataaatatttttcaagacacttttatactaGGTTACTAGGTTCTACCACTATATACTAGGTTCtataactaggttaatcaggttaactaggcaggttagggtaattaggcaagttattgtataatgatttagGTTTGTATAATGATTTAGGACttaggtttgttctgtagactatggaaaaaatatatagcttgaaggagctaataattttgaccttaaaaaaactgcttatattattattaaattaaagaaataagactttttctaaaagaaaaaacataatcagacatactttgaaaatttccttgctctgttaaacatcatttgggaaatatttaataaaaataataataattcaaaggggtttaataattctgatttcaactgtagctgtgcctttactggaTGAATAATGTGCTATGTCTGACAGAatgcactattgtgtctttcttttctttttcatttctttaaagccttttttgtttttgtttcgtttattcttgtttatgtgaagcactttgaattaccattgtgtatgaaatgtgccatATGAATAATCTTGCCTtgcctattatatatatatatatatatatatatatatatatatatatatatatatatatatatatatatatatatatatatatatatatatatatatatatatatagttaaagaaCTGTATTTTTGGTGAAACTCAGATCTTTCtcatttttatatgaaattattaaatatactaaaatatatgcagttttaatagatttaaaaagaAGTACTGTTatctaataaacattatttattgttaaaCCTCTATCTTTCTAATTTGTTATGTGGATTAATTAAATTTACATATGAACAGAATATCTTCATACTTAATAAGTCACCACAAAATAGGTTGATTTTGTAGTCAGATAAAATAATCTGTACATAACCTTCCTGTGCATTAATTAATTCTCCAGTATTATGTGCCTTAATGAATCACTTTTTGTTATGAAAACCATGAAtgatttcccagtgttggtttgtggctggaagggtttgcgctgtgtaaaacatgtgctgcaagttggcggttcattccgctgtggcgacccctgattaataatgggacttagccgaaaagaaaatgaatgaatgaaccttgTACTAGTAGCattatttctgacatttttttcaCCACCAATCTTACTGTATTTCTAAATTCTCTGCAGCACTTTTTGGCTGAGGCAATGTCTGAGAGGAAGACCAAAAACTCTGACACACGTCCCAAGAACCTGCGGAGCTGGAGTGCAGACAGTTACATCCGCAGTATTAAAAAGCGCTCACGTGGGTCACGCCACGAGACAGCGCCCAGAGGAGAAGAAGGAGATGGAGCGGACGAACAGACCGCTCGATCTGCCTCCTGTCCCCGCAGACGTCGAGAGCGAATGTGCAGCTGCACGATCCCTGGAGAAACCGACTCTGACTCTCCCTGCAGGAAAGCCCTGTCCCGTCGCTCTCTGAGACAGAAGTTTCAGGATGCCGTCGGCCAGTGTCTCCCTCTCCGcaatcaccaccaccaccatcaccaccCGTCCGGCTCCTCGCGCCCGTTCTCCGTCCTCCTCTGGTCCAAACGGAAGATCCACGTCTCCGAGCTCATGGAGGACAAATGCCCATTCTCTCCGAAATCTGAACTAGCTCAATGCTGGCATCTGATCAAAAAGCATGGCACCAACACCAAACCTTCTCTAAGCATCGAAACCGAATCCAAAGGGCCCTTATTATCCTCCAGACCTCCAACACTCCTTTCCTGGGAGCAAATCGGCTCCACTGGGGCTTCCAGTCTGGATGATTGGGATCCTTCTTTTGCGCTTGGAGACTCCCAGTGCTGCGCTCATACTGACTACATCCTGGTCCCGGATCTGCTACAGATCAACAACAGCCCTTGTTATTGGGGCGTCCTGGATCGTTTTGAGGCTGAGCAGCTTTTGGAAGGGCAGCCGGAGGGAACTTTTCTGCTCAGAGACTCTGCCCAGGATGAATACCTGTTCTCGGTTAGCTTCAGACGCTATAGCCGCTCCCTTCATGCTCGGATAGAGCAAAACGGGAAGCGATTTAGCTTTGACGGTCGTGACCCTTGTATGTACAGGGACTCCAGTGTCACGGGCCTGTTGAAGCATTATAGTGACCCGTCCACATGCCTGTTTTTCGAGCCTCTCCTCTCTCGTCCTCTACCTAGAAACTTTCCATTCTCTCTGCAGCACTTGTGCAGAGCGGTTATCTGTAGCTGCACTACATATCAGGGCATTGAAGCGCTACCTTTACCCTACACTTTGAGACACTTCCTTAGGCAATACCACTATAGATGCAATGGAGCATGTGCTGTTTGAGGATTGGTGAAAAGGGATGAAACGTGCTGCTTGATTTGCTGTCTACACCTCAAAGTGAGATGCATTGTTGTTGGACTAATCACAAATGGATGacactaaagggatagttcaaccaaaacatttaaatgtactcactatttactctcaagtggttccaaaccgctatgattttctttcttctgttgaacacaaaagaaaatattttttaaaaagctgaaaactactgacttccataaataaaaacaaatactatgaaggtcaaaggttacaggctttcagcttccTTCAATTTTTCTTCCTAATTTAGGatttaactgaagaaaaaaaaactcataaagaatgaatacattttaattttggggtgaattatccctaAACACAGGTATAAATAGGGTCTTAAATGTTTTGAGCCtgtccacttttgaccactttCAGAGATAGATGAAAATCATTCTTTTGCAATGGATGTGATGAATTCAGCCAGCAAATAAAGGAAAGgctaaatgattttatttatatagcacatttcatttaAAGTGGTAATTCTAAGTGCTTTAcctaaacaggaataaaagaaacaagtgtacgaaaataaaagcaaagaataaaaacagattaaaatgtgtcaaACAGGtattaaaagaatgaaaaagaaaagaaagacataatagtgcgatcaaTCAGATGTAACACAgagctcattcagtaaaggcacagctaaacagatgtgttttcagtcttgatttgaatgtgcctaatgttggagcacatctgatcatttctggaagctgattccagcagcgaggggtgtaacagctgaaggccgattcatcctgctttgactgaactcttggaatttctaatttagattctaatgatctgagtgatctgattgtattcagtgagcatatctgtaatgtattgaggtcctaggccatttaatgATTTGAAaccaagtaataatactttaaaatctattctgaatgtaactgggagccagtgtaatgACCTGAGGACAGGTGATGACATACAATACAGATGTATGATGTATTGACAATACATCTACTGGCCTAATCTGAAAACTTTATAGGACATGTTAAAAAAGCACAGACCAGAAAACATTTAAAGccacaatatgtaagatttttacCACTAGTGCAGTGTTagatattttgctgacttatgtacttatTGGGAtactctgatcaggatttttacagtgtaccgatttcttgtcatggtgattggcaGATACCGAGTACTGATTCCGATGCTTCAATCTTTATGTAACTTTGTCATTGCGTAAAGCACATTTTCCTTCTAAGTATAATATTTAAGTGGAGATCTTACCTTATCTAAGATAATAAactaaggatgctgcatataatcctatacattattattactgcATATAATCTTAAACATGTAGATAATGTGTAGGAGAATCGCAGACCTTCCAGGAAAAATGGTCATACAGTTGGACACAAAATGGGGCTGATTGCTTCGCTcatgtcacagcagctcaaaacactagATACAATTGTTGCAACAAAGAGATCATCACACGTGCTAGTCACGCCAATAAACCGTATAAACAGAGGTCGCACCACATGTgcattttagctgctgtgacatGTGCGCAGCGATTGCTTGCGTCCCCACGCATCATTTAACTGTAGTGCTGCTGTCTATATATTACAGGTGCGCACATGCATCtttctctgcttgtaaactcatataCAAACACTTGCAATTGGTTCATAAGATtggccagattggcgagtacagatcaagtcattaaatgtgattatcggccagtACCAATTTACGACTGACCGATCGGAGCATCCTTAGTACTTACATTATaccaaatgttttaaagaaagttcaaattcagagaaataagctattttatCTAGTGACTCAGATTGTGT encodes:
- the socs4 gene encoding LOW QUALITY PROTEIN: suppressor of cytokine signaling 4 (The sequence of the model RefSeq protein was modified relative to this genomic sequence to represent the inferred CDS: inserted 2 bases in 1 codon); this encodes MCFLSSVDAKLSLHKLQAWKHSPLLCKHIAFLSEALFGXEAMSERKTKNSDTRPKNLRSWSADSYIRSIKKRSRGSRHETAPRGEEGDGADEQTARSASCPRRRRERMCSCTIPGETDSDSPCRKALSRRSLRQKFQDAVGQCLPLRNHHHHHHHPSGSSRPFSVLLWSKRKIHVSELMEDKCPFSPKSELAQCWHLIKKHGTNTKPSLSIETESKGPLLSSRPPTLLSWEQIGSTGASSLDDWDPSFALGDSQCCAHTDYILVPDLLQINNSPCYWGVLDRFEAEQLLEGQPEGTFLLRDSAQDEYLFSVSFRRYSRSLHARIEQNGKRFSFDGRDPCMYRDSSVTGLLKHYSDPSTCLFFEPLLSRPLPRNFPFSLQHLCRAVICSCTTYQGIEALPLPYTLRHFLRQYHYRCNGACAV